One region of Rhodospirillaceae bacterium genomic DNA includes:
- a CDS encoding fumarylacetoacetate hydrolase family protein, whose protein sequence is MKLASLRNGRRDGALHVVDGALIRALPVTEIATLQMALDDWVHAEPVLKAYAQRLKDGQLDGTVAFDQKACLSPLPRAYQWADGSAYVNHVALVRKARGVELPASFWTDPLMYQGGSDGFLAPHDPIPLADPRWGGDFEAEVAVVTGDVPPGCSVETAAGQIRLVMLVNDVSLRGLIPEELAKGFGFFQSKPASAFSPVAVTPDELGKAWDGKRLHLALRSYLNGTLFGWPDAGTDMTFDFPTLIAHAAKTRALCAGTIIGSGTVSNRDADGGPGKLVNEDGRGYSCIAERRMVETIASGAAVTPFLAKGDRVRIEMLDAAGASIFGAIDQVVA, encoded by the coding sequence ATGAAGCTGGCCTCGCTGAGGAATGGTCGGCGCGACGGTGCGCTGCATGTCGTGGATGGCGCTTTGATACGCGCCCTGCCGGTCACGGAGATCGCGACCTTGCAGATGGCGCTCGATGACTGGGTGCATGCGGAACCGGTTCTGAAGGCCTATGCGCAACGTCTGAAAGATGGGCAGCTTGACGGGACCGTAGCCTTCGATCAGAAGGCCTGCCTGTCGCCGCTGCCGCGCGCCTATCAATGGGCGGACGGTTCGGCCTATGTCAATCATGTGGCGCTGGTCAGGAAGGCACGCGGGGTAGAGCTTCCGGCAAGCTTCTGGACCGATCCCTTAATGTATCAGGGCGGGTCCGATGGATTCCTTGCCCCGCACGATCCGATCCCCCTTGCCGATCCCCGCTGGGGTGGCGATTTCGAGGCAGAGGTGGCGGTGGTGACCGGTGACGTCCCGCCAGGCTGCAGTGTCGAAACTGCCGCGGGACAGATCCGCTTGGTCATGCTGGTCAACGATGTGTCGTTGCGTGGCCTCATTCCTGAAGAGCTTGCCAAGGGGTTCGGCTTTTTCCAGTCAAAGCCGGCATCGGCCTTCTCGCCGGTCGCGGTGACGCCCGATGAACTGGGCAAGGCCTGGGACGGCAAGCGCCTGCATCTGGCTTTGCGTTCCTATCTCAACGGCACGCTGTTCGGTTGGCCCGATGCCGGGACAGACATGACATTCGACTTCCCGACCTTGATTGCCCATGCCGCCAAGACGCGGGCGCTCTGCGCCGGCACGATCATCGGCTCGGGCACGGTGTCCAACCGCGATGCGGATGGCGGGCCGGGCAAACTGGTGAATGAAGACGGGCGCGGCTATTCCTGCATTGCCGAACGGCGCATGGTGGAAACGATTGCGAGCGGCGCTGCCGTCACGCCGTTCCTCGCGAAAGGCGACCGAGTGCGGATCGAGATGCTGGATGCGGCAGGCGCGTCGATCTTCGGCGCGATCGACCAAGTGGTGGCGTAA
- a CDS encoding VOC family protein, with product MNAPSFKLNGVHHVAYRCRDAKETVEWYGKHLGMDFVLAIAEDEVPSTKEPDPYMHVFLDAGGGNILAFFELPTKTEMDRDRNTPLWVQHLALKVESEADLLAAKARLESAGIKVIGPIDHTLFLSIYFFDPNGHRIELACETQTAEMKRRLDEVKWPMLEEWSRTKRAPKHANWLHDGSVKT from the coding sequence ATGAACGCGCCCAGCTTCAAGCTGAACGGCGTCCATCACGTCGCCTATCGCTGCCGCGACGCCAAGGAAACGGTTGAGTGGTACGGAAAGCATCTCGGCATGGATTTCGTCCTGGCGATCGCCGAGGACGAAGTGCCCTCCACCAAGGAGCCGGATCCCTATATGCATGTCTTTCTGGATGCGGGCGGCGGCAATATCCTCGCCTTCTTCGAATTGCCGACCAAGACCGAGATGGACCGTGACCGCAACACGCCACTCTGGGTGCAGCATCTGGCGCTGAAGGTCGAGAGCGAGGCTGATCTCCTCGCCGCCAAGGCTCGGCTGGAGAGTGCGGGGATCAAGGTGATCGGCCCGATCGATCACACGTTGTTCCTGTCGATCTATTTCTTCGACCCCAACGGCCACCGCATTGAGCTTGCCTGCGAGACCCAGACCGCGGAAATGAAGCGCCGCCTCGACGAGGTCAAATGGCCGATGCTGGAGGAATGGTCGCGCACGAAACGAGCCCCAAAACATGCCAACTGGCTGCATGACGGCAGTGTGAAGACATGA
- the hppD gene encoding 4-hydroxyphenylpyruvate dioxygenase — protein sequence MNVDNGNPIGLDGFEFVEFAAPDPGQLDLVFRSLGFAQVAQHRSKNVRLYRQGGINFVLNQEKTSLAHYFAEEHGPSACGMAFRVADAHQAYAELLRRGAQPIDIAPGPMELKLPAIKGIGGAPIYLIDRYAPGASIYDIDFRYVSDERHPVGLGLTAIDHLTHNVYKGRMAFWAGYYERLFNFRQVRYFDIKGEYTGLHSKAMSAPDGRIRIPLNEEASQETGQIEEFLMRFNGEGIQHIALSTDDIFGTVDRLRQNGVPFMKAPPAAYYDMLAERLPGHGEDVGALQSRGLLIDGSTENNDPRILIQIFTTTLLGPVFFEIIQRKREEGFGEGNFAALFRSIEREQVERRVIGQK from the coding sequence ATGAACGTCGACAACGGCAACCCAATCGGTCTCGACGGCTTTGAATTCGTCGAGTTCGCGGCCCCGGATCCCGGGCAGCTCGACCTGGTTTTCCGGAGCCTGGGGTTTGCCCAGGTGGCGCAGCACCGCTCAAAGAACGTCCGGCTCTATCGCCAGGGTGGGATCAATTTCGTCCTCAACCAGGAAAAGACCAGCCTCGCCCATTACTTTGCCGAGGAACACGGCCCATCCGCCTGCGGCATGGCGTTCCGCGTGGCAGATGCCCATCAGGCTTATGCCGAACTGCTGCGCCGGGGAGCGCAGCCGATCGATATCGCGCCTGGGCCGATGGAGCTGAAGCTGCCGGCGATCAAGGGTATTGGCGGGGCGCCGATCTATCTCATCGACCGATATGCACCGGGTGCCAGCATCTATGACATCGACTTCCGCTATGTGAGCGATGAGCGGCATCCGGTTGGCCTGGGCCTTACTGCAATCGATCACCTGACCCACAATGTCTATAAAGGCCGCATGGCGTTCTGGGCCGGCTATTACGAGCGTCTGTTCAACTTCCGCCAGGTCCGCTATTTCGACATCAAGGGCGAGTATACCGGCCTTCACTCCAAGGCCATGTCTGCACCCGACGGCCGCATCCGCATCCCCCTGAATGAGGAGGCCTCGCAAGAAACCGGCCAGATCGAGGAATTCCTGATGCGCTTCAATGGCGAAGGCATCCAGCACATCGCGCTCTCCACCGACGACATCTTTGGCACGGTGGATCGCCTGCGCCAGAACGGTGTGCCCTTCATGAAGGCGCCACCTGCCGCCTATTACGACATGCTGGCAGAACGCCTGCCAGGTCATGGCGAAGATGTCGGCGCCCTGCAATCGCGGGGCCTGCTGATCGACGGCAGCACCGAGAACAACGATCCGCGCATCCTCATCCAGATCTTCACGACCACGCTGCTCGGACCGGTGTTCTTCGAGATCATCCAGCGGAAACGCGAGGAGGGTTTTGGCGAGGGCAATTTCGCCGCCTTGTTCCGCTCGATCGAACGCGAGCAGGTCGAACGCCGCGTAATCGGCCAGAAATGA
- a CDS encoding helix-turn-helix domain-containing protein has translation MIKTNRSLERGLLLLDILARRGPNTLAALARHADLPKATAYRLLRTLVEQGWIYRRHNDGRYVPTLPSPIVAVQPILGAAVARLALPQLVALSQATGLAADLTWVIEDGVLEVIESTRQPGAGHVDPKVAGFRPSLAFSAPGRALLAASSADVAARHLQHLMRTDSPAERHAITSGQLAAEIEATRQRGYGVRAAGYWPDSSDYGAEPMDIAVALMIGGTAAGCLSLVWPGAEHRAEEMARLHLAEMRAAARKVADSVAKLKSA, from the coding sequence ATGATCAAGACCAATCGCAGCCTTGAGCGGGGGTTGCTGCTGCTCGACATCCTGGCGCGCCGCGGTCCCAATACCCTGGCCGCTCTGGCGCGCCATGCCGATCTGCCCAAAGCAACCGCCTATCGATTGCTGCGGACGCTGGTCGAGCAGGGCTGGATCTATCGCCGTCACAATGATGGCCGCTATGTTCCGACCCTCCCCAGCCCGATCGTCGCCGTGCAACCAATCTTGGGCGCCGCGGTCGCCCGACTGGCGTTGCCGCAGCTTGTGGCGCTCAGCCAGGCCACTGGTCTTGCTGCCGACCTCACCTGGGTCATCGAAGATGGTGTTCTGGAAGTGATCGAATCGACCCGCCAGCCGGGCGCTGGCCATGTCGATCCAAAGGTAGCTGGCTTCCGCCCTTCACTGGCCTTTTCCGCTCCCGGTCGTGCCTTGCTGGCAGCCAGCAGTGCTGATGTTGCCGCCCGGCATCTGCAACATCTCATGCGCACTGACTCCCCTGCCGAGCGCCATGCCATTACCAGCGGGCAATTGGCGGCGGAGATCGAAGCCACCCGCCAACGCGGATATGGTGTGCGTGCCGCGGGCTATTGGCCGGATTCCTCCGATTATGGCGCCGAGCCGATGGACATCGCCGTCGCGCTCATGATCGGCGGCACGGCTGCGGGTTGTCTCAGCCTGGTTTGGCCCGGCGCAGAGCACAGGGCGGAGGAAATGGCGCGGCTCCATCTGGCCGAGATGCGCGCTGCAGCGAGGAAGGTTGCCGACAGCGTCGCAAAGCTCAAATCGGCCTGA
- a CDS encoding molybdenum cofactor biosynthesis protein MoaE: protein MTIKVQSEDFDIGAELAALSAGNTQIGGIASFTGLVRDIAGPLAATSSMTLEHYPGMTEKQLEAIAGEAVKRWPLDACLIIHRFGRLMPGDRIVLVATASAHREAALSSCAFLIDWLKTKAPFWKLEDDGSEQRWVAAKGSDDAAAAKWAIETKPD from the coding sequence ATCACAATTAAGGTGCAGTCGGAAGATTTCGATATCGGGGCCGAGCTTGCAGCCCTCTCCGCCGGCAACACCCAGATCGGCGGAATCGCGAGCTTCACGGGGCTGGTACGCGATATCGCTGGGCCTCTGGCCGCAACATCGAGCATGACGCTGGAGCACTATCCCGGCATGACCGAGAAGCAGCTTGAAGCCATTGCCGGGGAGGCGGTGAAACGCTGGCCGCTCGATGCATGCCTCATCATCCATCGCTTTGGGCGATTGATGCCAGGCGACCGGATCGTGCTTGTGGCGACCGCCTCGGCGCATCGCGAAGCTGCCTTGTCGTCCTGCGCTTTCCTGATCGACTGGCTCAAGACCAAGGCACCGTTCTGGAAACTCGAGGACGATGGCAGCGAACAACGTTGGGTCGCCGCCAAGGGCAGCGACGATGCCGCCGCCGCCAAATGGGCGATCGAGACGAAACCGGATTGA
- the moaD gene encoding molybdopterin converting factor subunit 1, with translation MKLLYFAWIRAKIGTAEEQVVLPPDVRNVGQLLDWLGSRGPNYAAALKERSVVKVAVNQEYVAADHALQPGDEVALFPPVTGG, from the coding sequence ATGAAGCTACTTTATTTTGCCTGGATCCGGGCCAAGATCGGCACGGCCGAAGAACAAGTCGTTTTGCCGCCCGATGTGCGAAATGTCGGTCAATTGCTTGACTGGCTGGGATCGCGCGGCCCCAATTACGCGGCTGCGCTCAAGGAGCGCAGTGTCGTCAAGGTTGCCGTCAACCAGGAGTATGTCGCCGCTGATCATGCCTTGCAGCCGGGCGACGAAGTTGCCCTGTTTCCGCCGGTGACGGGCGGCTGA
- a CDS encoding PAS domain-containing protein codes for MNYVEGKRGANRWAARVDIDPSDIPMLLPNVWIIEVIPRPSGSEAARLRVRLAGTQVERIYGRSLAGEYLENLDWGHHSGRIFESLNRMADLGHGHFLDASAHIQPRLSRRVRRLGLALSDDQTRVSHLLLLAYYEFISGQPDHFRELWLNAEESGREPSAVLNDVP; via the coding sequence TTGAACTATGTCGAGGGCAAACGCGGCGCGAATCGTTGGGCCGCCCGTGTCGATATCGACCCAAGTGACATCCCCATGCTGCTCCCCAACGTCTGGATCATAGAAGTGATCCCACGACCGTCGGGCAGCGAAGCAGCGCGCCTGCGCGTGCGATTGGCAGGTACCCAGGTCGAACGCATCTACGGCCGCAGCCTGGCAGGCGAGTATCTCGAGAATCTGGATTGGGGCCATCACTCTGGCCGAATCTTCGAATCGCTCAATCGCATGGCGGACCTGGGTCATGGTCATTTTCTCGACGCCTCGGCCCATATCCAGCCGCGCTTGTCGAGACGGGTACGGCGCCTGGGCCTTGCCTTGTCCGACGATCAGACGCGCGTATCGCATCTGCTTCTGCTGGCCTATTACGAGTTCATCTCCGGTCAACCGGATCATTTTCGTGAGTTGTGGCTGAACGCGGAAGAATCTGGACGTGAGCCCTCGGCCGTCCTAAATGATGTTCCATGA